A genomic window from Camelina sativa cultivar DH55 chromosome 2, Cs, whole genome shotgun sequence includes:
- the LOC104749272 gene encoding uncharacterized protein LOC104749272, whose translation MIELYSVCGEWKQNHRGVWDFAIDSKKGGSFSEVDENITYKVLAEMVIEDFRLDCLVNDIKLSYRLSSRMNLMVEDSPPMYLRNDRQVQTFFRKFQDDPELNRLCVTLPIDSGNVESNTLSATLENNRCIQGFQFSNSDISVASVRYLTKEFHEPSGSGATVSESHSDTCSTAEKVIYDGIPRGFSHHTQGTDYIHEGKYFKNKAELMMKMRLFALEFKFEFRSLWSDRTRLILGCVDPRCNWKMRATKLKSSDFFVVIKYMGEHNCDTTYRNANHRQATAKLLGSFICSHFAEKKAGLKPKQIIERVRLDHGVHIQYKKAWRAKEAAQILVRGTPEDSYHNIAKWLFMAKERNPGSVVYLEMDSGTKFKYVFIAFGPSIRGFDLLRRVIAVDGTFLKGKFKGTLLVATAQDGDHHLYPIGFAIVDSENDKSWNWFFRCLRTIIPDAPDLVFVSDRASSIAKALTELYPASHHGICKYHLGNNIKVSFKGQLYLPLVESAAIAYTREEFAKIFIQIQDANPKLAEYLQKADFRKWARSYAPSNRYNIMTTNIAESFNSMLKEPRELPVLSLLETIRLTLTSWFHERREKAAKHDKLVTPQVVKKLVSRFSDAMKLDVFQVDEDEFEVKDNINKFIVHLKNMHCSCCVFDIDKIPCIHAIAAAKRSNRDENKFVHVCYLTETWAKVYAESIHPNGDIKDWIFPDSIEEFFCAPPFSKPNSGRPPKKRKRSVGEFGVPGSKSQSHKCSRCGTAGHNKSTCRLPI comes from the exons ATGATTGAGTTATACTCTGTTTGTGGGGAGTGGAAACAAAACCATAGAGGAGTATGGGATTTTGCAATTGATTCTAAAAAAGGAGGATCATTTAGTGAAGTAGATGAGAATATCACATATAAGGTTTTAGCTGAGATGGTAATTGAAGATTTTAGACTTGATTGTTTAGTGAATGATATCAAACTTAGCTATAGGCTTTCTTCAAGGATGAATTTGATGGTAGAAGATTCTCCACCAATGTATTTGCGAAATGATCGTCAAGTACAGACATTTTTCAGGAAGTTTCAAGATGACCCTGAGTTGAATCGTTTATGTGTGACT ttGCCTATTGATTCTGGGAATGTTGAAAGTAATACTCTGTCAGCTACTTTAGAGAACAACCGATGCATTCAAGGTTTTCAGTTTTCAAATAGTGATATATCTGTTGCATCAGTTCGTTATCTAACCAAG GAGTTTCATGAACCAAGTGGAAGTGGCGCCACAGTTTCTGAATCACATTCTGATACCTGTTCAACTGCTGAAAAAGTGATTTATGATGGTATTCCTAGAGGTTTTTCACATCACACTCAAGGGACTGATTATATACATGAGGggaaatatttcaaaaacaaagcagagttgatgatgaagatgcgGCTGTTTGCACTTGAGTTCAAGTTTGAGTTCAGATCTTTGTGGTCAGACAGAACAAGATTGATATTGGGTTGTGTCGACCCTAGATGCAACTGGAAGATGCGTGCAACGAAGCTCAAGTCATCTGATTTCTTTGTAGTGATTAAGTATATGGGAGAACACAATTGTGATACAACGTACAGGAATGCGAACCATAGGCAAGCCACTGCAAAACTCCTTGGTTCTTTTATTTGCAGTCATTTTGCAGAAAAGAAGGCTGGACTCAAGCCAAAACAGATAATTGAGAGAGTTAGATTAGATCATGGTGTTCATATACAATACAAAAAAGCTTGGAGAGCAAAAGAGGCAGCTCAGATTTTGGTTAGAGGAACTCCTGAGGACAGTTACCACAACATAGCAAAATGGTTGTTCATGGCTAAGGAAAGAAATCCAGGATCAGTTGTTTATCTTGAGATGGATTCTGGTACTAAATTCAAATATGTGTTCATTGCATTCGGTCCATCGATAAGAGGTTTTGATTTGCTGAGAAGAGTGATTGCAGTAGATGGTACCTTCTTGAAGGGGAAATTTAAAGGAACTTTATTAGTAGCTACAGCACAAGATGGAGATCATCACCTATACCCGATAGGCTTTGCTATTGTTGATTCAGAAAATGATAAATCTTGGAATTGGTTTTTTAGGTGTCTCCGTACTATCATACCTGATGCCCCAGATTTGGTGTTTGTCTCTGATCGTGCATCGTCCATTGCAAAAGCACTTACAGAGTTGTATCCAGCATCACATCATGGAATCTGCAAATACCACCTTGGAAACAACATCAAAGTAAGTTTCAAGGGTCAATTATATTTGCCACTTGTTGAATCTGCAGCCATTGCTTATACTCGTGAAGAGTTTGCTAAAATATTCATCCAGATTCAAGATGCAAATCCTAAGTTGGCTGAGTATTTACAAAAGGCTGATTTCAGAAAATGGGCTCGTTCCTATGCTCCTTCTAATCGTTACAATATTATGACAACAAACATTGCTGAATCATTTAATTCGATGTTGAAAGAACCAAGAGAGTTGCCAGTTCTTTCTCTCCTTGAGACAATCAGGTTAACTTTGACTTCGTGGTTTCATGAGAGACGTGAAAAGGCTGCTAAACATGACAAGCTTGTCACGCCGCAAGTAGTGAAGAAGTTGGTATCAAGGTTCTCAGATGCAATGAAACTTGACGTTTTCCAAGTTGATGAAGACGAGTTTGAGGTGAAGGACAACATTAACAAGTTTATTGTTCACTTGAAAAACATGCATTGCAGTTGCTGTGTTTTTGACATCGACAAAATTCCGTGCATTCATGCCATTGCTGCTGCGAAGCGTTCAAATAGGGATGAAAATAAGTTTGTTCATGTTTGCTACTTGACTGAGACATGGGCTAAAGTATATGCTGAAAGCATACACCCGAATGGAGATATAAAAGATTGGATTTTCCCTGATTCTATAGAAGAATTCTTTTGTGCACCTCCATTTAGTAAGCCAAACAGTGGGagaccaccaaaaaaaagaaagcgatCTGTTGGAGAATTTGGGGTGCCAGGTTCAAAGTCTCAGAGTCACAAGTGCAGTAGATGTGGCACAGCAGGACACAATAAGAGTACATGCCGACTTCCCATATGA
- the LOC104749281 gene encoding uncharacterized protein LOC104749281: MGDSFPIDIKLPELCFNIGEEPRSDVKINQFPNYDAVIQVKSILSVAEYERIKNSFLGPILKVINRGLMMSGKMVHYFLSRSLKVSKDNELWMHFGGQPMRFSIREFHMVTGLKCTEWGANEDQRQNRYDWANTEDAHTYEDLLDILQETNPEASDERFSLAMVILIECNFFQRCKGNKLPAKNLKRAQHLDVLANYPWGKDAYNILIKSVKKNVKLNLMKHKYDLHGYPLALHLWILESVPMLKSSFSTLSVIERPSAYLCEKYTCTVNPSIAQVENIEASNHLKVIHILPSIPDDTEDTVFLEDTPDQDLSMLTDVLNKGYKLTLEDWRKRALDVGAVMEDIARNSYQLRNKETLKPSSSGESLMEKLDKLYNMVTDGFRDINCRLSKIEESLRNYKPTNTDDQEQHQDSGMSPVASSPIAEQSTDNVTQVSDSQIPTESGDGIHPTNNSPTEQYTCDFQIPTESGDGIRPTNNSPTEQYTSETQIPKECGDGIRPSNRSTTEQKTVHVALTSETQITKEQSLIDCAQLLQEVEVRCENKGSKGIVRAIHDTGISVLMDKSKKEEFFGKEQILFFHREKEGELNQKEKEGEPNPEVLTVEFFTPSENQTERFTQTEKLDSEAQMTQKLDSKAQMTQKLDSEAQMTQKLDSAVDGDEENLPQEGDDELNLPQEGENLPQEGDDEKNLPQEGDDEVNLPQEGENLNDGLDEEEDHVPEGVSPNDGDDEKEDKQNPQDEGPSFDLKCFSSPEVSPRNPATSVIHPMFNPFLSPSFNDIKELNSWKSSNIRTGVITDTEPLTSHWIHLLGRPKKKLQETHIDAALGLLWLRRNKDPIYFHNKRLPKSTFVKPDFFSNLKAGYFSFKEDKFKSQHVFPKEVTDIVSGKLPSVCHPTEKWQDLEGVYGIAYNSKYKQYIGMEISFKSRKITVFDCM; this comes from the exons ATGGGTGATTCTTTCCCTATAGATATAAAGCTTCCTGAACTTTGTTTCAACATTGGAGAGGAACCAAGATCAGATGTGAAGATAAACCAGTTTCCAAACTACGATGCTGTCATACAAGTAAAAAGCATCCTCTCAGTTGCGGAGTATGAGAGGATCAAGAATTCGTTCCTGGGACCTATTTTGAAGGTTATCAACAGAGGACTGATGATGTCTGGGAAGATGGTGCACTATTTTCTGAGCAGGAGTTTAAAGGTATCAAAGGATAATGAACTATGGATGCATTTTGGAGGACAACCAATGAGATTCTCAATAAGAGAATTTCATATGGTCACTGGATTGAAATGCACTGAATGGGGAGCTAATGAAGATCAACGGCAGAATCGCTATGACTGGGCTAACACTGAAGATGCTCACACATATGAAGATCTTTTGGATATTCTACAAGAAACTAATCCAGAGGCATCAGATGAAAGATTCTCTCTTGCGATGGTGATCCTTATCGAATGCAACTTCTTTCAGAGGTGCAAAGGTAACAAGCTTCCTGCAAAAAACCTTAAGAGAGCTCAGCATCTGGATGTCTTGGCTAATTATCCGTGGGGGAAAGATGCTTATAATATTCTAATTAAGTCAGTAAAGAAGAATGTCAAATTAAATCTGATGAAGCATAAATATGACTTACATGGATATCCGTTGGCACTGCACTTGTGGATTCTAGAGTCTGTTCCTATGTTAAAGTCATCTTTCAGCACATTGAGTGTAATTGAGCGACCATCAGCATATCTCTGTGAAAAATACACATGTACAGTTAATCCATCGATTGCTCAAGTGGAGAACATTGAAGCATCAAACCAT CTCAAGGTTATTCACATATTACCATCGATACCCGATGATACAGAAGATACAGTCTTCTTGGAAGACACTCCTGATCAAGATTTGAGTATGTTAACAGATGTACTGAACAAGGGATACAAATTGACACTTGAAGACTGGAGAAAAAGAGCATTGGATGTTGGTGCAGTGATGGAAGATATTGCTAGGAATTCTTACCAGTTACGTAACAAGGAGACACTAAAGCCATCCTCTTCTGGAGAGTCACTAATGGAGAAGCTAGATAAACTTTACAACATGGTTACGGATGGGTTCAGAGATATCAATTGCCGGTTATCGAAAATAGAGGAGAGTCTGAGAAATTATAAACCTACCAATACAGACGATCag GAGCAACACCAAGATAGTGGAATGTCTCCAGTTGCCAGTTCTCCAATCGCTGAACAAAGTACAGATAATGTGACTCAAGTTTCTGACTCTCAGATTCCTACGGag AGTGGTGATGGGATCCATCCGACTAACAATTCTCCCACTGAACAATATACATGTGACTTTCAGATTCCTACGGag AGTGGTGATGGGATCCGTCCAACTAACAATTCTCCCACTGAACAATATACATCTGAGACTCAGATTCCTAAGGAG TGTGGTGATGGGATCCGACCATCTAACAGGTCTACCACTGAACAAAAAACAGTGCATGTGGCTCTGACTTCTGAGACTCAGATTACTAAGGAG CAATCATTGATTGACTGTGCACAGTTGCTGCAAGAAGTTGAAGTTAGGTGTGAGAACAAAGGGAGCAAAGGAATAGTGCGAGCAATTCATGATACAGGAATCAGTGTTTTAATggacaaatcaaagaaagaagaattttttggaaaagaacAAATACTGTTTTTCCATAGAGAGAAAGAAGGTGAACTAAATCAGAAAGAGAAGGAAGGTGAACCAAATCCAGAAGTTTTAACTGTTGAG TTCTTTACTCCAAGCGAAAACCAAACAGAGAGGTTCACCCAAACCGAAAAGCTCGATTCAGAAGCTCAGATGACCCAGAAGCTTGATTCAAAAGCTCAGATGACCCAGAAGCTCGATTCAGAAGCTCAGATGACCCAGAAGCTCGATTCAGCTGTTGAT GGCGATGAGGAGAACCTTCCTCAGGAAGGTGATGATGAACTGAACCTTCCTCAGGAAGGTGAGAACCTTCCTCAGGAAGGTGATGATGAAAAGAACCTTCCTCaggaaggtgatgatgaagtgAACCTTCCTCAGGAAGGTGAGAATCTAAATGATGgtcttgatgaagaagaagatcatgtaCCAGAAGGAGTGAGCCcaaatgatggtgatgatgaaaaagaagacaaacagaATCCACAAGATGAAGGACCATCATTTGatcttaaatgttttagttCACCTGAGGTAT CACCAAGAAACCCTGCCACATCTGTTATTCATCCAATGTTCAACCCTTTCCTGTCTCCATCTTTCAATGATATTAAAGAATTAAATTCTTGGAAGAGCTCAAATATCAGAACAGG GGTAATAACGGATACAGAACCATTAACCTCACATTGGATACATTTGCTGGGAAGACCAAAGAAGAAATTGCAAGAAACG cATATTGATGCAGCTTTGGGATTACTTTGGTTGAGAAGAAACAAGGATCCCATTTATTTTCACAACAAGAGACTTCCGAAATCAACCTTTGTGAAGCCAGActtcttttcaaatttgaaagCTGGATACTTCAGTTTCAAGGAGGATAAGTTTAAATCACAACACGTGTTTCCAAAAGAAGTCACTGATATTGTGAGTGGGAAGTTGCCTTCGGTTTGTCATCCTACTGAGAAGTGGCAGGATCTCGAGGGAGTTTATGGTATTGCCTATAACTCTAAATACAAACAGTACATTGGTATGGAAATAAGCTTCAAGTCCAGGAAGATTACTGTTTTTGATT GTATGTAA